Within Paenibacillus albicereus, the genomic segment CTGGCCGGCGGATTGCTGCTCGTCTGGATCGCGTACAAGCTCCTCGTGCAGGAAGAGGGCAGCCACGACAACATCAAGGCCGGCAGCACCTTGAGGCAGGCGATCGGCACGATCGTGCTGGCCGACGCCGCGATGGGCATCGACAACGTGCTGGCCGTCGCCGGAGCCTCGCACGGCAACATCTGGCTCGTCATCGCCGGCCTGATCATCAGCATCCCGATCGTCGTCTGGGGCAGCACGCTGTTCATCCGCCTGATCGAGAAGTTCCCGTGGATTCTGTACATCGGAGCGGCGATCCTGGGCTACACGGCCGGCAAGATGATTACGGGAGAGAAGAAGATCGCCCACCTGTTCGGCAACGGCGGCATGCCGGAGTGGATCTTCATCGCGCTCGTCGTCGTGCTTATCGTCGGAGCCGGACTCCTGACC encodes:
- a CDS encoding TerC family protein, with the translated sequence MEWLGPLLTIVFIDLMLAGDNAIVIALAARNLPKHQQKKAVLWGTFGAIAIRIIATVLVVKLLDIPWLHLAGGLLLVWIAYKLLVQEEGSHDNIKAGSTLRQAIGTIVLADAAMGIDNVLAVAGASHGNIWLVIAGLIISIPIVVWGSTLFIRLIEKFPWILYIGAAILGYTAGKMITGEKKIAHLFGNGGMPEWIFIALVVVLIVGAGLLTKAIRKNKQPAPRERETH